A region from the Panicum hallii strain FIL2 chromosome 1, PHallii_v3.1, whole genome shotgun sequence genome encodes:
- the LOC112886999 gene encoding uncharacterized protein LOC112886999 yields MGRHGSSSGLAFPVCSRPPPQLNVIPPLSKPGTAMSPGGGRRVGGAGDKNNPPPQGVHPRYVPKRGAVLKGIVRGVLRCFLPASSAPAGSGGRRVRPAPVEMTLSDP; encoded by the exons ATGGGCAGACATGGCTCCAGCAGCGGCCTCGCTTTCCCAGTTTGCTCGCGCCCCCCACCTCAGCTCAACGTCATCCCGCCGCTCTCCAAGCCAGGCACCGCCATGAGTCCGGGAGGTGGGCGTCgcgtgggcggcgccggcgacaaGAACAACCCGCCCCCGCAGGGAGTGCACCCGCGCTACGTCCCCAAGAGAGGGGCGGTGCTGAAGGGGATCGTCCGCGGCGTGCTCCGCTGCTTCCTCCCCGCCTCCAGCGCGCCGGCGGgctccggcggccgccgcgTGCGCCCGGCGCCGGTCGAG ATGACCTTAAGCGATCCTTGA